Proteins found in one Thermoflexus sp. genomic segment:
- a CDS encoding LysM peptidoglycan-binding domain-containing protein has translation MRSGPASSWKTILERALGLLLLGWILIGALWTAAAEMRPRPLGGARSPGLPTRQATLEPTATSPIPTSPTSPPSPTLPPVALSTPSPSGPTATPLPSPTRTPCRPPEDWIPYRVQPGDTAFRLATLAGISLPRFLEANCLRGPALFIGQRVYLPVRLPTPTPNLTPCGPPSEWVLYTVQPGETLYRLAVRFQVPLYLLMQANCLTSPALTAGQRLYVPPLGTPTATRPPPPPPPPPPPPPPSSPAPSPTATPTPTPAPPAPPTETPSPSPSPTATGTPTGTPSPTAASSS, from the coding sequence ATGAGATCGGGACCCGCTTCCTCGTGGAAAACCATCCTGGAGCGCGCCCTGGGGCTCCTGCTGCTGGGGTGGATCCTGATCGGCGCCCTCTGGACGGCCGCCGCGGAGATGCGGCCTCGTCCTCTCGGAGGGGCGCGCAGCCCCGGCCTTCCCACCCGGCAGGCCACCCTGGAGCCCACGGCAACGTCCCCCATCCCCACAAGCCCAACGTCACCTCCCTCCCCCACGCTGCCGCCGGTGGCTCTATCGACGCCGAGCCCATCGGGTCCGACCGCCACGCCGTTGCCCAGCCCGACCCGCACGCCCTGCCGGCCGCCCGAGGATTGGATCCCCTATCGGGTGCAGCCTGGGGATACCGCCTTTCGGCTGGCGACCCTGGCGGGGATCTCTTTGCCCCGGTTTCTGGAGGCCAACTGCTTACGTGGACCCGCGCTGTTCATCGGCCAGCGGGTGTATCTGCCGGTGCGCCTGCCTACCCCAACTCCGAACCTGACCCCATGCGGCCCACCGTCGGAGTGGGTGCTGTATACCGTGCAGCCGGGAGAGACCCTCTACCGGCTGGCCGTGCGCTTCCAGGTTCCCCTCTACCTGTTGATGCAGGCCAATTGCTTAACCAGCCCGGCCCTGACCGCCGGTCAGCGTCTCTATGTGCCGCCGCTGGGGACGCCGACGGCCACACGGCCTCCGCCCCCGCCGCCACCGCCTCCACCCCCTCCGCCGCCGTCTTCTCCAGCTCCCTCCCCCACGGCGACGCCGACCCCTACGCCGGCGCCTCCGGCCCCGCCGACGGAGACCCCTTCTCCATCGCCGTCGCCCACCGCCACGGGGACACCTACC